The following is a genomic window from Elaeis guineensis isolate ETL-2024a chromosome 10, EG11, whole genome shotgun sequence.
aaaagattttatttaTACTTCATAACAGAATACCAAGCAAATCATTACCAACCTCAACGACTACTTCAAAGGTCTAACCTTCTAATAAATCGGGTAGCTTATCCctcctctctctatatatatatatctatctacTCCAAGCCATCCCAGCCCATCCAGCTTCGATCTAAACTCCCGAGTTCCATTCCTGTGTATTCTTTCCTGCTTGACCGAACAGAGACATGGCTTCAATCATCGTCCTGCTTGCTTTCCTAGCTCTGGTTTGTTCTCATGCAATTGCTTCTGATCCTAGTCCCCTCCAGGACTTCTGTGTCGCTGACAAGACGTCCCATGGTAATTATATATGTTCTGTCTCTTTCTAGTTGTGCAAAATTGTCTTACAGATTCACAAACTTCGTAGGCTTTCAAGCAAGGTTCTTCTCAAGTTTTTTGATCAAGCTTagtgaattattttaatttttattgttgcAGTACTTGTCAACGGTCTTGTGTGCAAGAACCCAAAGGATGTCAAAACTGATGATTTCTTCGTCTCCAGCCTCGACAAGCCTGGCGATACAGCAAACAAACTTGGGTCAAATGCGACCTTGGTTAATGTGGAGAAACTTGCAGGGCTCAACACCCTTGGCATCTCGTTGGCTCGCATAGACTTCGCTCCTTATGGCCTGAACCCACCTCACATCCACCCTCGGGCGACAGAGATTTTGACCGTGTTAGAAGGCTCGCTCTACGTGGGCTTTGTGACTTCCAACCCGGACAACCGGCTCTTTGCCAAAGTCATCAACAAGGGTGATGTGTTTGTGTTCCCCCAAGGCCTAATCCACTTCCAGTTCAACTACGGCACGAAGAATGCGGTTGCTATTGCCGCATTGAGCAGCCAAAACCCTGGTGTGATCACTATAGCCAATGCCGTGTTTGGGTCGAAGCCACCCATCTCTCGTGATGTTCTTGCGAAGGCCTTTCAGGCGGACAAGAAGACTATTGACTGGCTGCAGGCTCAGTTCTGGATGGACAACAACAATTGATAACTCTCTCTATGCCAAATACAGAGATTGTTACACTGATTTATTTGTGTTCTTTAGAATGTTACAATGATTTGTTAGTATTCTTTAGCACCAATAAGCAAACAATGAGTTGCAAATTCTACAGCAAAAAAGGCAATTTATTCACAGTGCGAGAAAGAAAGTGCTCTTTTTGTTTCTTTGCTCTAGCATAAGGTAAAGATGGTTGTTGGACATGATATTACAAATTACTTATTCGCAAATTCATAAATTTCATGTCTCAGAGTGGATTATAGGAATTAATCCAAAGGCACCATGGAGAAAAAGAGGGATTTTTCTGAATGAAGGACGGAAAAACAAAAGGATTTGGATTCGGATGGTCTTTTGGCAACCTTGGCTTGAAAATTTTGGCAAAAATGGACAGCTGGCGTATGGCATCCTCTACGTAGGCTTGAGCAGCAACTGCCTCCAAGCTTTGGCTTAGAATCAGGACACTTATACTTCGAATAATTAGCAAAAATAGCTACCTGTATCTTTCCTCCGATCTAGGCCAGAGGAGAAGCAAAGTTTAATAGCATGTTTGAGTGTTTAAGATTtataatttaggataaaatttacgATGGGATATAGCTTTTGATCCCATAGGATTACACATTAAATCCTATCGGATAATAACCCTTTATAGCCGGGGAACGGACCCTCTGCGGTGCTTAAAAAGTATCACAGGATGTTATGCATGCTTCGGAGATGTCCATCAAAAGATGGATAGTTGCGCATGCTTACACACACGCGcgttaaaatactaagaaaatagGAATAGACAAACTCTAGGGATATTTGAACAGTTTAGATAAATATTACATAACCACCCATCTTTTAATGGACGTCTCAAAATATGCACGGTACCTGCGGTACTTTTTGAATACCGCAGAGGATCCCGTACCTTGTAGCTAATCCTATCCTACATTTGGATGATAAATATTTTCtcccctcctttctttcttttctcctcctctttttacCCCTTCTTTTaccaatataataaatttattattatcaaaatatcatattggttattataattataaaataattcgtatcaagaaaaagttaaaatatctttatgtatttttaaaatttaaaataaaaatttaaaatggttttaaaatttattcttcaGGTATTTGcttcaattatatatatatatatatattttttttactacttGAATACATGGATATGGAGATTTGAACTCCAAATCTCTAGCCAGCCTAACCATTGCCTTAACTATTAAGCCAcacttcaaaaatttataaattttttgataacatTCATATGTATATTAAATTAACTATGAAAAAGCTCTAACCAActtctaagcttccctattcagcCGTGTTAAGCCGCCCACCCGATTAAGACTCCTGAGTATAAAAAAAGCAAGAGCTTCTTAGGTTGAGTGTGTAAAAAACAGGAGCATTTAAGGGAGATTGAGGAGTTTTTCAGTTGGCCGGCGAAGGCGGCGAGGAGGCAATGTAGTGAGGGGAGGTCGTCGTAGGAGGGGATGGAGAGGAAGAGGTGGAGGAGGGTGAGAAATGAGAGGGAGTAGGAGGGGTAGTTGGTGAGGGGAGAAGGCAGAAGAGGGGGGAGGATAGTGGAGGGGGAGGAGATGGCGCGGGTGGAGCGGGGTTGGAGATGGTGAGGGTGGGAAGGTAGAGGTGAACAACCATGGGAAAAAAAATAACTTCTTGAGGTCATTTTCCTTATAGAATTAgccatttttcattattttattatCCTATAGTTCAATCTCCCAAACAGTGGCTCAATCTCCGGATGGTGGCTCGGAAAGAAAATGGGATTCTTATCTATAGGATTTccaaatcctataggatttggTACACATCTTTTATGAGAACACACGTAGCTTGTGtttaatttcataataattgtaCACTAAATAAATCTTGGATACATGTACCATTCTAGGAGGCATGAAGCATATATTTAATCATATTGGTTATATATTCCATAGATCTTgagtatatatataatttcaaGAGATTCAAAATACTCATCAGCTAGCTAAATTGTGTGTATAAACTATTTAATCCtcttttttgtttattttgtAAAAGACTGTTTAACATTGACCGTTTATAGCCGACAATGCAGGAGTTGGTTCTACTGATGCAGAAATGAAGAACGACACTATGCAATTTTGCGATTTTGTTGCGGCTGCTGCTACTCTACATTGTCCTCCAATTACAAGTAAAAACGGGACAAGACCAAGAGACAAGGCAGACGTGTGGGTATAGGGGAGAAGCAAGTAAGAGAGTGCTGTGGACTTGGGAGGAGGGGATCAGGCAAGCAACTAATAGAAGGCAGAACCAACCCGTTCCTAGACCAGGGGGTACAATTAAAATAGAGCAGCATAATATTAAGTTGGGTAGTATAAGGCAAAAGTGGCATTCGTACGTACGTGCATCACAGATCTTGCTCCAGCCAATATAAATCTGCAGTTCTTACCAACATAATTTGTATAGATATACCAAGTTTATGTAAGTACTTGGATTAGCTTAGTTCATCAACTTAAAGATTTTTATCTTCATTCAAGAGGCTGATAAAAGTATTCCAGCTAAAATTAGGAGTTCAATTATTGGTCAATGAATATTCAAATTAGCCACAATTATTCCCTCACATGCATCTCAACACAAATGTGCTGACACATAAGGCTAGCAATCCAActaccaatttcatttttattctattataatacacacacacacacacaatacacatacacacacacggaGGCTCAGCTAGCTTATGCAAACTTCTCCATTCACTAGAGGGATCAATATTAAACATAACGATATTAATGATATTAATATCATTAATGATATTAATGATATTAACGATATTAATGATGATCAATATTAATGACATTAGCTTATACAAAAGGGATCAATATTAAAGATAACGATATTAATGATGAAAGTTTTTGCACCGTAGCTTAATTAGGTTGTGCATATGAATCTCCTGTACTTCCTCCTAGAACTGCCAGCTTATCATTAACCCCTCCATATCATTCTTTTATACAACTACTGGCATATATATCTactctcttatatatatatatatatatatatatatgcaaaaatttcaaaagaaacaATTTATATAAAAGATTATGTGTATAATAAGAAAGAGTAATTTCAAAACAATATAAAAGAAAGAGTAATTTCAATTATGTAGAATACAATACACATACACCAAACAAATGAACACCTCTAAACCAGTGGGTGTGCATATTGATCAATTAAACAAACACTTATTTGACCGCAAACCAAGAAATCTCCTAATAGAAGCAAATGATCTCATGATCATGAACCAAACACTTGCACTACACCGTTTGTAGCCTTCTTTACTAGTTGTTATCCATCCAGAATTGAGCCTGGAGATACTTGATGGTGTCCTGGCCCACTTGGAAGGCCTTAGCCAAAACCGCATCAGAGATGGGCGGGTTTGATCCGAAGACTGCATTTGCTATAGTGATCACACCGGGGTTCTGGCTGCTTAGGGCTGCAATGGCCACGGCAGGTGTCGAACCATGGTTGAATTGGAAATGGATTAAACCTTCGGGAAACACGAAGACATCACCCTTCTTGAGCATCTTAGTGAAGAGAAGGTTGCCGTTGTTGGTGTTGGATGTGACAAAGCCGACGTAAAGCGTGCCTTCCAACACGGCCAGGATCTCGGTGGCCCGCGGGTGGGTGTGTGGTGGGTTGAGACCGTAAGGTGCATAGTCTATTCGAGCCAAGGAGATGCCGAGGGTGTTGAGCCCTGCAATTTGGTTCACATTCACCTGCGTCACCTTGGACCCAAGCTGGTTCGACGTGTTGCCAGGCTTGTCAAGGCCGGAGAAGAAGAAGTCGTCCGCTGTCACGTGCATCGGTGGCTTGCACACAAAACCATTCACAAGGACTGCATGCATCCAAAGGAAGACGCTAAGCGACAAAGGATAACTTGCAAAACAGTATGGTGAAATCAACCAGTAAAAGATAAGAGTGAAGAGTAATTAATTACCAGGAGACTTGAGGTCGGCAACGCAGAAGTCTTGAAGTTGGCTGGGATCGGAGGCCATGACATTCACATGAGAGGAAGCCAAGGCAAGGAGAGCAAAGAAGAGAATATGGCAAGCCATTTCTTTCCTCTGTGCGTGCAAAATAAATTGCAAATAATGGAAATGATGGTATTTGGTGGGATAAGAAGGCCTGGAGAAGATTGGTATATATATAGGGGAGATGGAACCCAGCGCTCTCCAGAAGCCATTTGAACTAGTTATTCTTTAGTAGCACTGCAGAAGAGTCTATGAGGTTAGGTATGAAGTTTTCGCACAAACTACTTGCCTGCATGCCATGGACGCAGTCTATTGTGTATCCGGTCATGCTATTGATGCAGTCTtcggtttagatttttttttttggtaacacccCACGCTTTTCTTTTAAAATGCGCATTGACGGGCAACTAGGAATTCTTAATGATTCATTTCCGTTTTTAGGCATAAAGGTAAGAAATTCGGACTTCTCAAATATAGCATTTGGAGCAAAGATCCAACAATTAGGGAAGAAGTGAAAATTTCCCCAAAATTCTGATGAAAAAGTTAAGAAGaataaagaatcaaaaattatatatatgtacatacataaatatatatatacatacatgcatacatgtgtATCCAtgcttacatacatacatacatttatattATTTTACATACTATAAAAGCATAAATAATCTCTATCAACATAAATTTCATAGCATTAGATTTTCTTTATCTCCGCGAGACCATGACATTTTGCATGTACATCAATTACAATGCGTACCTTTTTGTCCTGCTCAGTCCGTCTACATAGCGAACCCATACACACGATTCAGATGTACCTTTAATGGAATTTGTGATGTCTTTCTATTAAGAATTATCAGGGAGTTTTATTTATTGGGCCTCTATCTTGCCCCATCTGATGAGCACAACTGAGCATGTGATGGAAGACAACATATCTTGCAGAGTTTTGCCCACAAATAATGTAAGACCTAAAATTCACTTAGTACTAGTGCAAGcaaattagaatatttaaaaaCTTTAAGGCGATGTTCGAGTTCAACATTATTTTTAAATCCAATtcagattaattatataatatttatttttagataaaaagaaaatatttaaaagTCCTAATTCTTTTGCTCATGGCCCATAATGCCATCCGCACTAGGTTTTGGCATATGAAAAAGGGTAATAAAACAGAATTGACCTAAAAGTCTAGTAAATCACCTCGATCACTATTCGATTAAGCATTATACGTACGAACCTCAGGATCATaatataagatttttaatttataatttaaggtATTCTAAGCAATATAAAGTGtatatatattcaaaatgatCAGCATATTTGGAtaatagaagaagaaaataaaattttcagtcATTGTATTCAACTATTCAAACTTTCTCTCTCCCCTGGTCTTTTGACCACATCCACGATCGACCTGTGGTAAGCCCCAAAAGAGTCAGATCCTTGTCATACCTCTGACTCGAGTGTATGAGCTAGAGCTTCACAACAATTGCAGTATacttatagaaattttttttcatgagcATGTTAAGCATCTCATTATGATATTATAAACAAACAATGgaacaaaattcaaataattaatatctaaaatttaatttaaataactaaatctcAATTCAACGTCAATGAAATCACAACTAAATATTTGACAAAATCAACAATAAATAAATTCTTGCATCAAATTTGATAACCCAATAAATAGTGAATACTTTCaactaaataaatcaaaaaaataattatatatattaatttatcaaaatatcataatgAGTACATTAGTTCAAAAGTTTAGGTCTTGATGTATcatattatcaaatttttatatattgaaatttaatttatcacaaagataatttttgtttaTAATCTCAAATTTTTCAAATTATCAAGTTTAActtatcaaccat
Proteins encoded in this region:
- the LOC140851897 gene encoding putative germin-like protein 2-1, giving the protein MASIIVLLAFLALVCSHAIASDPSPLQDFCVADKTSHVLVNGLVCKNPKDVKTDDFFVSSLDKPGDTANKLGSNATLVNVEKLAGLNTLGISLARIDFAPYGLNPPHIHPRATEILTVLEGSLYVGFVTSNPDNRLFAKVINKGDVFVFPQGLIHFQFNYGTKNAVAIAALSSQNPGVITIANAVFGSKPPISRDVLAKAFQADKKTIDWLQAQFWMDNNN
- the LOC140852024 gene encoding putative germin-like protein 2-1 produces the protein MACHILFFALLALASSHVNVMASDPSQLQDFCVADLKSPVLVNGFVCKPPMHVTADDFFFSGLDKPGNTSNQLGSKVTQVNVNQIAGLNTLGISLARIDYAPYGLNPPHTHPRATEILAVLEGTLYVGFVTSNTNNGNLLFTKMLKKGDVFVFPEGLIHFQFNHGSTPAVAIAALSSQNPGVITIANAVFGSNPPISDAVLAKAFQVGQDTIKYLQAQFWMDNN